The DNA region AGcaccaaaacaatacaaaaatcagcttctAACTCCATGTAACACAATAATACAACAGATATAAACACTCCACTATGTTAAATGttggtttaaaataaataaataattcaaattcaTATACACCAAAGGACATATTTTCAAAAGCCATTTAATGCAAATGTAGTTCGAACTGGTGTTTTCTTGGATTGCATTTGTTATTAGATATAAAAGCATATTCAGACTGTTCCTCCTTATCTGAATAGCTACAGTAAAGTActatacatagaaaatatttatttaaaaaactattttcagcAGTCATGAAAGCAATAAAGAATTAATATCTCTTTCTATAACATCTTCAATGAGgctataaaataactttttccttTGCCTCAGTTCTTCTGAGATTCCACATTCCACATGCAAAGCATATTTAATAGAAATTAGATTGACAGTTATAACTGTGTTTCTTGAGATGGGTTCTGACAGTAAGAAATATGTAATGTTTTATTAGCTGAGGTTGCTGTACCATGAGACACAGCCCTTTCCAAAAGATCTTATTTATGTGTGGAAAACTTTGGTGGGTATACAAAGTAAACTTTCTGAGGATTGTATATCACACAaggaaaactttcaaaaataaatttcagttttgcTTAAGTTCCACCtcagaatatatgtattttttactgtTTCTACATTTCACTGAGAAACAATTATGTCAAATATTCCACATAATCTTTACATTCTCAAGATATCATAATGCATGCCAAAAGAGTCTTGCAGACGGTACATCAATCATGAATACTTTCATTACTTGGCTTAAATAATACATGGCTCATGCAATGCATTTTTGTTTGCAAACTTTTAATACCAAACAGGAAGTATGCAAATGGTGACTGCATATCATTATGGAATACTAATTGTTATAGGTATCGATGATTATAGATATTAAAGATTGGAAGTGGTGTTTTGCATGACATTTGcatatcagtaaatatttttaaaccagcATTTTCATCAAAGTAGTCAGTATTTCAGTATCTCAGACTTAGTACTACGTCTGCATGATTCAGCATCTATTTATCTGTAAAATCCTACATTGAAAATAACATAGCTAAAACTTTGATGGTATCCAATTTGCATAGACAACAGTAGTAACTTTAGAAACTTCTTCTCTGGATGCAATTATCCACTTAGTtgccacaaaagaaaaataatttcaggtgAAAACTAACCATCTAagtaatacatacatatttattctgGAAACAAAAAATGTAGTATGAATTAGGGATGTCAAGtgcaaagagaactacaaaacactgcctACTCTGAATACTTCCTTCAGTAGTTCAGTGAACCTTAATTCTAACTTGCAAAATACAGTGGTACACCTCTCGCGGATGGCCTTTGCTAAATTAATGGtgcaaaaattaacattaaattcctactgttaaaattttaataactttaaaaacgAGAAGACAAAACCTTACAGAAGATAATCTGTCTCAGAGTTATTAACCCTCCCAGggatgtttaaatatatttgggATACATCTTACCTGTTTGCTGTACTTGTTATTGGTTTGACAGCTGTACTCAGAGCAGTGATCTGATCCAATTGAAATGTTGTCTCCTGCTCCCACAAATGTGTTGGCTGGTGGTAGATCTTGTACGGCCTGGTGCTTTTTTCCTGCAGTTGGTGACTGGGGATGAAGCTGAACAGTAGGCAATGGGGAACTAGATTTGTAATGCCTTGCCAGGTCAGGACTGCCAGGCCCACCATTAACGGATCTGTATCGCCCCATGCTTGGGCTATCTGACAGCTTCTCATTGACACTATCATACCTCTGTCCATTTGGTTTAGAAGCCTCTACAGTGACAATGCTGCTGTAGAGAGGCTgcttagattttttgtttttcttgtcctTTTTAGGCTTTTTAGATTTGTCATGCTGTTGGGGTGTAAAAAAGTCTTCGTGATCTTTTTTGCCAGCTTCATAGCCATTTTTAGTTTTGGACCTGCAGTACCTTGCCATCACTACAATTAAGATGATTAGAATCACCGTCATAATGCCAGCAACCACGCCAATGACAATACTGAGTCTCTGCTTGCTAATTTCATAGCTTGGGTCGCCAGCTATATCCTGGGTGAGTGGGGTGTGCAAACTTCTAGCTATCTGGGAGTCAATCACAGTTGCATTAGAAACACTTTCATTGACAAACACATGCACCAGAGTCGTGGTGGACTGGGAAGGCTGCCCACTGTCATTCACTTGCACCACCAACCTGTGCAAGCCATAATGCTTTTGGGTGAGTTTTCCCACTAAGGAAACCACACCACTAGTGGGATCAATTTCAAACAGCTTGAAGGGATTCCCTCCAACAATGCTGTAGTTCAGGTCTGCATTGATGCCATCATCACTGTCTGTTGCCAACACTGTAGCTACTACTGTCCTGACATTACTCGAAGGTGGCAGTAAAGTGTAGGAAATGTTTTTGGGAACGGTAACTGTGGGAGCATTGTCATTTTCATCCATCACAAAAAGCGAGACTGTAGCTGTGGCAGATCTGGGAGGATCTCCCCCATCCACAGCCTTGACTCTGAAAGTGTATGTGGTCTGATGTTCCCGGTCAAAAGACATTGTGGAGTAAATGGTCCCCGTGTCATTTTCAATAGAAAAAATGTTACTGTTCTCCTCTATGTACAGACTCATCTCTGCATTCCGCCCCTTGTCAGCATCCATCACGGTGACCATCCCCACAGGGCTGTTGGGCTGCAAGTTTTCTTTCACATAAAAGGTGAAGACATCCTGCATAAACTTAGGGTCATTGTCATTCTTATCAGCCACCTGCACAATCACCGTAGTGCTGCCCTGCAGCACGGGGATGCCTTTGTCTTTGGCGTTAACTTTAAACTCATACCTGTCAGTCTGCTCGCGGTCCAGCACCGTATTGACCAGGATGTCCCCAGAATCGGGATCGATGGCAAAGATCCCCATTACAGAGGAGTCCAGGGAGTAGGCGATCTCAGCGTTCTTTCCGCTGTCTGCGTCTGTCGCCAGCACTGTGGCCACCCTCTCGCCCGGGATGTTGTTCTCAGGGAAGTAAACCTCCACCACCGACTGGCCGAACACAGGCGGGTTGTCGTTCGTGTCTCCCACCTTCACAATCAGGGAGTTGTTGCTCGAGAGGCTGGGGCTGCCTGAGTCCACCGCCACGATGACCACGTTGAACTCCCGGGTGGTCTCATAGTCCAGAGGGGTCGAGGTGTGCAAAAAGTACTTTTTCTTGTTCTGGTCGCCCTCGGTGTCGCTGGCTGGCTTGAGCTGGAAGGGCACGTCGCCCACCACGGTGCAGGTGACCACCCCGTTCTCGCCTTGGTCTCGGTCGGACACCTGCACCAGAGCGATGGGGGTGTCGACCAGAACGTCCTCGGCCACATTGGCCACCCCGTCCTTGAGGGGGATGCGCCCAATCTTGCGGATTTCAATGGATGGCACATTGTCATTCTCGTCTTTGATGTTAAGGACTACGGTGGCCTTGTCGGTCTTGGGGGGCTGCCCACGGTCGCGGGCCATGACCGTGAAGCGCAGCTGGTTCACCTCCTCGCGGTCGATCCGGTGCAGGACGCTGAGCCAGCCGGACGTCTCGTCAAGGCGCAGCAGTCGCCTCACCGACTCAGTGGCCGCCCCGAACACATACTCGATCTGCCCATTGACCCCCACGTCCAAGTCAGCTGCGCGCAGTTGCAGGATGGGGGTCCCCGGGGCGCTGTTCTCAGCCAAGTCGGCCTCGTACACGCTCTTCTCGAAGCGGGGGCTGTTGTCGTTCACGTCGGTGATGAGGACCCGTAGGATGGCCTGCGAGGAGCGAGGCGGGTCGCCGCCGTCGCGCACCCGCAGGGTCAGCTCGTAGGAGTCGCGCTGTTCGCGGTCCAGCGCCCCCTTCACGATCAGCTGTGGCTGCTTCTCGCCATCCGGGGTGTCTGCCACCTGCAGCTCGAACACGCTGCTGCGGCCGCCGGGGTTGGTGCCGCCGCCGCCCTCTGGTGCGTCCAGCCGCCGCTTGGAGCCTCCCGAGCCGCCGCCGCTCGCGCCGTTCCCGGCGCCCCCGGGATAGGGGGCGCTGTCGGCCGCCCCGGCGCGCCGGCTctcgccgccgctgccgccgcctccCGGCTCCTGGAGCAGCTCGTAGCGCTCGATGCCGTTGCGGCCGAAGTCGCGGTCAGTGGCGGTGGGCAGCAGGTAGAGTGTGCCCACCGGCCGGTTCTCCTCCACCGTGAGCGTGAGCACGGGCGACGGGAAGGTGGGCGTGTTGTCGTTGATGTCGAGCACGATGACCCGACCCTCAAACAGGTCCACCCAGCTCTGCGAGGGCCCGATCACCGACACCTCGAAGTCCAGGAAGCACTCGTTCTCGTCGAAGATCATCTGACACTGGGGCAGCTTCTCGCGGTCGATGCGCCGCTCGCTCGTGCTCAGCTCGCCCGTGAGGTTGTCGATCTTCAGGTACTCGGAGCCGGACTCCAGGCTGAAAGTCACCTCACCCGATCCGGTCACGATGCCCAGGTCTGAAGCCACGTTGCCGATGCGGACGTCGGCGGGGCCCTCCTCGGCCAGCCGGTACCGGAGGAGCTGCTTGGCGGCCGCCAGGCTGAGCGAGAGCGGCAG from Piliocolobus tephrosceles isolate RC106 chromosome 3, ASM277652v3, whole genome shotgun sequence includes:
- the PCDH7 gene encoding protocadherin-7 isoform X1 — encoded protein: MLRMRTAGWARGWCLGCCLLLPLSLSLAAAKQLLRYRLAEEGPADVRIGNVASDLGIVTGSGEVTFSLESGSEYLKIDNLTGELSTSERRIDREKLPQCQMIFDENECFLDFEVSVIGPSQSWVDLFEGRVIVLDINDNTPTFPSPVLTLTVEENRPVGTLYLLPTATDRDFGRNGIERYELLQEPGGGGSGGESRRAGAADSAPYPGGAGNGASGGGSGGSKRRLDAPEGGGGTNPGGRSSVFELQVADTPDGEKQPQLIVKGALDREQRDSYELTLRVRDGGDPPRSSQAILRVLITDVNDNSPRFEKSVYEADLAENSAPGTPILQLRAADLDVGVNGQIEYVFGAATESVRRLLRLDETSGWLSVLHRIDREEVNQLRFTVMARDRGQPPKTDKATVVLNIKDENDNVPSIEIRKIGRIPLKDGVANVAEDVLVDTPIALVQVSDRDQGENGVVTCTVVGDVPFQLKPASDTEGDQNKKKYFLHTSTPLDYETTREFNVVIVAVDSGSPSLSSNNSLIVKVGDTNDNPPVFGQSVVEVYFPENNIPGERVATVLATDADSGKNAEIAYSLDSSVMGIFAIDPDSGDILVNTVLDREQTDRYEFKVNAKDKGIPVLQGSTTVIVQVADKNDNDPKFMQDVFTFYVKENLQPNSPVGMVTVMDADKGRNAEMSLYIEENSNIFSIENDTGTIYSTMSFDREHQTTYTFRVKAVDGGDPPRSATATVSLFVMDENDNAPTVTVPKNISYTLLPPSSNVRTVVATVLATDSDDGINADLNYSIVGGNPFKLFEIDPTSGVVSLVGKLTQKHYGLHRLVVQVNDSGQPSQSTTTLVHVFVNESVSNATVIDSQIARSLHTPLTQDIAGDPSYEISKQRLSIVIGVVAGIMTVILIILIVVMARYCRSKTKNGYEAGKKDHEDFFTPQQHDKSKKPKKDKKNKKSKQPLYSSIVTVEASKPNGQRYDSVNEKLSDSPSMGRYRSVNGGPGSPDLARHYKSSSPLPTVQLHPQSPTAGKKHQAVQDLPPANTFVGAGDNISIGSDHCSEYSCQTNNKYSKQPFRRVTFSVVSQPQDPHQGSLQSCYDSGLEESETPSSKSSSGPRLGALPLPEDNYERTTPDGSVGEAEHMENDSRPLPDVALTGKCTRECDEYGHSDSCWMPVRTSPERKKSQPKLSTFMPVDERGSQEKLANGDAAIMGDRNRNLLNKKLTSSYETFSAASFSKNEEANPEDIPLTKTGEYKPSPVNTLTRREVYL
- the PCDH7 gene encoding protocadherin-7 isoform X3; translated protein: MLRMRTAGWARGWCLGCCLLLPLSLSLAAAKQLLRYRLAEEGPADVRIGNVASDLGIVTGSGEVTFSLESGSEYLKIDNLTGELSTSERRIDREKLPQCQMIFDENECFLDFEVSVIGPSQSWVDLFEGRVIVLDINDNTPTFPSPVLTLTVEENRPVGTLYLLPTATDRDFGRNGIERYELLQEPGGGGSGGESRRAGAADSAPYPGGAGNGASGGGSGGSKRRLDAPEGGGGTNPGGRSSVFELQVADTPDGEKQPQLIVKGALDREQRDSYELTLRVRDGGDPPRSSQAILRVLITDVNDNSPRFEKSVYEADLAENSAPGTPILQLRAADLDVGVNGQIEYVFGAATESVRRLLRLDETSGWLSVLHRIDREEVNQLRFTVMARDRGQPPKTDKATVVLNIKDENDNVPSIEIRKIGRIPLKDGVANVAEDVLVDTPIALVQVSDRDQGENGVVTCTVVGDVPFQLKPASDTEGDQNKKKYFLHTSTPLDYETTREFNVVIVAVDSGSPSLSSNNSLIVKVGDTNDNPPVFGQSVVEVYFPENNIPGERVATVLATDADSGKNAEIAYSLDSSVMGIFAIDPDSGDILVNTVLDREQTDRYEFKVNAKDKGIPVLQGSTTVIVQVADKNDNDPKFMQDVFTFYVKENLQPNSPVGMVTVMDADKGRNAEMSLYIEENSNIFSIENDTGTIYSTMSFDREHQTTYTFRVKAVDGGDPPRSATATVSLFVMDENDNAPTVTVPKNISYTLLPPSSNVRTVVATVLATDSDDGINADLNYSIVGGNPFKLFEIDPTSGVVSLVGKLTQKHYGLHRLVVQVNDSGQPSQSTTTLVHVFVNESVSNATVIDSQIARSLHTPLTQDIAGDPSYEISKQRLSIVIGVVAGIMTVILIILIVVMARYCRSKTKNGYEAGKKDHEDFFTPQQHDKSKKPKKDKKNKKSKQPLYSSIVTVEASKPNGQRYDSVNEKLSDSPSMGRYRSVNGGPGSPDLARHYKSSSPLPTVQLHPQSPTAGKKHQAVQDLPPANTFVGAGDNISIGSDHCSEYSCQTNNKYSKQMRLHPYITVFG
- the PCDH7 gene encoding protocadherin-7 isoform X2; translation: MLRMRTAGWARGWCLGCCLLLPLSLSLAAAKQLLRYRLAEEGPADVRIGNVASDLGIVTGSGEVTFSLESGSEYLKIDNLTGELSTSERRIDREKLPQCQMIFDENECFLDFEVSVIGPSQSWVDLFEGRVIVLDINDNTPTFPSPVLTLTVEENRPVGTLYLLPTATDRDFGRNGIERYELLQEPGGGGSGGESRRAGAADSAPYPGGAGNGASGGGSGGSKRRLDAPEGGGGTNPGGRSSVFELQVADTPDGEKQPQLIVKGALDREQRDSYELTLRVRDGGDPPRSSQAILRVLITDVNDNSPRFEKSVYEADLAENSAPGTPILQLRAADLDVGVNGQIEYVFGAATESVRRLLRLDETSGWLSVLHRIDREEVNQLRFTVMARDRGQPPKTDKATVVLNIKDENDNVPSIEIRKIGRIPLKDGVANVAEDVLVDTPIALVQVSDRDQGENGVVTCTVVGDVPFQLKPASDTEGDQNKKKYFLHTSTPLDYETTREFNVVIVAVDSGSPSLSSNNSLIVKVGDTNDNPPVFGQSVVEVYFPENNIPGERVATVLATDADSGKNAEIAYSLDSSVMGIFAIDPDSGDILVNTVLDREQTDRYEFKVNAKDKGIPVLQGSTTVIVQVADKNDNDPKFMQDVFTFYVKENLQPNSPVGMVTVMDADKGRNAEMSLYIEENSNIFSIENDTGTIYSTMSFDREHQTTYTFRVKAVDGGDPPRSATATVSLFVMDENDNAPTVTVPKNISYTLLPPSSNVRTVVATVLATDSDDGINADLNYSIVGGNPFKLFEIDPTSGVVSLVGKLTQKHYGLHRLVVQVNDSGQPSQSTTTLVHVFVNESVSNATVIDSQIARSLHTPLTQDIAGDPSYEISKQRLSIVIGVVAGIMTVILIILIVVMARYCRSKTKNGYEAGKKDHEDFFTPQQHDKSKKPKKDKKNKKSKQPLYSSIVTVEASKPNGQRYDSVNEKLSDSPSMGRYRSVNGGPGSPDLARHYKSSSPLPTVQLHPQSPTAGKKHQAVQDLPPANTFVGAGDNISIGSDHCSEYSCQTNNKYSKQPFRRVTFSVVSQPQDPHQGSLQSCYDSGLEESETPSSKSSSGPRLGALPLPEDNYERTTPDGSVDSRPLPDVALTGKCTRECDEYGHSDSCWMPVRTSPERKKSQPKLSTFMPVDERGSQEKLANGDAAIMGDRNRNLLNKKLTSSYETFSAASFSKNEEANPEDIPLTKTGEYKPSPVNTLTRREVYL